The sequence TTAGATAGGAAAAGGCCTTTTATCCTCTTATATATTCTTTAACCTTTTAAAGTCacatggaaaagaaaaaaagatatcGGTTTCGGCCCTAGTATACGAAGAGCACGTTTTCTTTGAAGTTGCTTCGCTTCACCAGCGTGGAGCGAGGACCCCTCACTTATGCTTCATTGCTTTATGTGTCAAATAGATGGCTTTTAATAGCATTAGTATGAGACTATGATCTTAATTCCAGAAAGCAGAAATATACTTCAGAATCTTGATAAGCCATGTATCTTCCATACATATTCAAAGAGGAAGAAGCAAAGATATATAGGAGAAGATAATGATGTGCTTCTTCTCAAATTCCTGGAGCTTCCAAACATGGAGGATTAAGCAGTTTCCTACGGTTATTAGAAGTTATCTGTTAGCAATTTATTAAGGTTAGTAAAAGATATCTATCTTTATCCTAACTTGGTTATGGAATAGTCTAAGTTGCTCTGACACGGGTACGGGTGTCCGACatgggtgcggatctagaggtcggatcctttaagataaaaaatttaagatttggggATACGGATCCTAAAACCGACACGGGTTCGgggatccggctaaaaataatttaaaaataaaaataaatatatctcTAAATTATGTGGAGTACTTACCTATAAGATATTAGCCTACTATAATCGGTTAAAGTGCCCCAACAGTCTTGATAGTCTCAACGTATATAATATAAAATCTTATAAAtataactttttctttttattcttttttgttttgcGCAAATCAAAAAATTGAAGCTCAAAGCACACTTATATTAATATTTTCTACATAACGTGGTTATAGAGGAGACAGCTATAATTTGATGGGAGACAGCTAAAGGCCTACTTATATTAATATGGTCAAAAAGCTCACTTTTTTAAAAGTGCTATAGTACTTTTTGTAATTTGATGGGAGACAGCTAAAAGCCTGAAACACTCCATTATGTAACCCCATTATCTCATAAACTATTGAAAAAATGTGTTGTCAATTAAAAAGTATTCACTTCCTAATTTGTCCCACTCTTCTTCATCCATTCTTTGTTGCCTCTTCTCTTTCCATGTATGAGACATTTCCCCAGCAAAACATTTTTCATGTCTGTATTTTTTTCCAGTAAAAAACTcaaaactcattcgagccctTCCTACGAGCTCTTGATTTTAGAAACATACAACATGAACAAGAAGATTGACCAAGACAAAAAGCTTCAAAGAAGATAAAAGGACTAGTATAAATTACTACATAGCAGTGAAATTGAAGGTATTTCGTTTCTCATCTCTTCAGATCTTTACTTAGTGAAATCAACTGGAAAAATTTTTGGTCAACGCACCCGATGTTGTCTGACCAGATCCAACACAAATCCCACACCCTTACCcgtgtcgtgtcgacacgggtacGGCACTCAAATTgccgtgtccgagcaacttagagAATAGTTATGCTCAGCCTATTATATAAATAATAGATCTTGTAATGTATAGGTATATGGTAATTATTATCCTTTATATGAAGAcagattattttataaaatatgggATGTTTGTCTCTATTATTAATAATATCAATGTAGATTCTTTCTTTGTTTCCATTATAAAAATCTCTGCTCCTATCAttcattggtatcagagcagtaagATTTGCCATGGTGAATACACCACGGACCAACGCTCCCACATCGAACTCATCATTCTGACTATTGATCCGATCACCCAACAATTGACGACTATAGCAATGAAATTGGAGGCCATAGATGCTTTGGCCGCTGATGTGGTTGTCTTAAAGGCACAAAACAGTCTGAGCCAGCATGGTGCAGGCGATAACAGTGGAGatcacaacaataaagggaaaGCTAAAGCACCAGAGGATGGCAAGGTTGATATCACTTGGTCGCATCGAGAAACTTCCCGTCATTTGCAGACAAAAATGCAATTTTCGAAGTATGAGAGAGGTGATCCTCGAGGTTGGATTCTGAAGAGAAGTTGATTATTCCGATCACTTTCAATTCTTTTTATTCCGATCACTTTCAAATTTTTTTTGGCAGCTAAAGTGTTCCCTTCCATGTTTCAGCGAGATACAATtgattattttcattatttgtttcTGGAACTCTCTCCAATCTAACGATGTCTTCGAGATTTGATGTACTTGGTTCTAAAAACACAGGTTCTGGAAATTCAGCCTTTATGATTACTTCTGAACCCCTACTTGGGTGTTCAAATTATTTATCTTGGGCTTCGACTGTCGAGTTGTAGTGTAAAGGTCAAGATATTCAAGATCACTTAACAAAAAAGGCTAGTGAGGGAGATGAAAAGGCCAAAGCACAATGCAAAAAGATCGATACTCAATTATGTAGTATcttgtggcgatctattgattccaaTTGATGCATTTGTTTCGTCCATTCCAGGGATATCATTTAGTTTGGGAAAAGGCTCGTAGTTTATACACTAATGATATATcttgtttctatgatgtgatatcgcAAATGACAAATTTAAAGAAATAGGAattagatatgtctacttacttgggacAAGTACAGACAGTtatggaggaatttgagaagttgatgccagtttctgctagtATTGAAAAGACAAGAGTAGCAACAAaagatgtttctagttcttacacgCGCTGGACTTCCTAATGACCTTGATTCAGTATGACCAAATTTTGGCTAGTCCGACTGTCCCTACGGTTGACGAACTATTCTTTCGATTACTTTGCCTTGCTGCAGCTCCCATCACATAGTGATCTCATCACAAACAGCTGACTCATCTGTTCTCGCATCCCCGATAGTAGAAAATCGGGTCTCGTAGCCTATGGAGAATAGACGAGGAGGAGGTCATTTTGAAAGGTCTcgacccaagtgttcttattgtagTAGGTTTGCATAATCTCATGAGGTGTGTTACTCTTTGCATGGTCGACCACTTAAAAATGCTCATGTTGCTCAAACAAAGACTGCAGGTAACCAGAGGTTTTCTTTATCTGAAGGGgaatataatgagctccttcagtatcAAGCAAGTAAGCAGACACCTCCACAAGTAGCCTCTATTGCTCAGACTGATACTTTTGTTGCTGGTaattcctttgcttgtatttcCAAGTCTACTACTCAGAGCGTGAGTCATGGACTCAGGCGCCTCTAATCATATTTCTGGTAATAGgtcacttttgtcaaatattatttattcacagtctcttcccaaTGTTACTTAAGCCAATGGAGTCTAacaaaagcaaaaggaattgGACAGGCTAATCCCTTATCCTCTATCACTTTAGATTCTATTCTTTATGTCCCTGATTGTCCTTTTAATCTTGCATTTGTTAGTCGGTTAACTCATGCTCCCTactgtggtatatattttattgatgacttttgctatgcaggaccgcagtacgggatAGACGATTGGCACTGGCATGAATCACAAGGCCattactaccttaactcactcaatccttccacaacatgtccagttacagatcctccagacCTAATTCATATACGCTTAGGACATCCAAGTTTATCCAAGCTTCaaaagatggtgcctagtttatctagtttgtctacattagattgtgagtcaTGTCAATTTGGGAAACATACCCCCGAGCCACCTTTTCGTGTAATGTTGAGAGTCGTGCAGAGTCTgctttttctttaattcattctGACATATGGGGTCTGCGTAGAGTCAGTTCAACCTGaggatttcgttattttgttagtttcattgatgattacaCAAGATGTATTTGGATTTTCCCAATGAAAGATCGATTTGAGTTGttttctatattccagagtttTTGTGCTGAAATAACATATCAGTTTGGCGTTTCTATTCGCAtctttcgtagtgataatgccttagaaaaGTTATCCTCtcagtttcagcagtttatgatTTCCCAAGGAATTATTAATCAGACATCTTGTCTGTATAACCCTCAGCAGAATGGGGTAGCAGAGAGAAAAAATAGGCACCTcattgagactgctcgcacacttctaattgagTCTCATGTTCCACTGCGTTTTTGGGGCAATATAGTTCTCATGGCTTGTTATCTGATTAATATTTTCATTATCCATCCATAGTAAGATTCTGTATTCGGTATTATTTCCTcagtcacccttatactctcttCCCCATGTGTTTGGGAGCACACGTTTCGTTCATAACTTAGCTCCCgtaaaagataagttagctcctcgtgctctcaagtgtgtcttccttggttattcttgAGTTCAAAGGGGATATTGTTGCTATTCACATGATCTTCGATACCTTGTGTCAGCTGATGTAACATTTTTTTTGAGTCTCGGCCTTACTTTCCCTCTTTTGATCATTTTGATACATCAAAGGTCTTACCTATAGCGACTCTTGAGGAGTTTACTATAACACCTACATCTTCTCCATAGAGGTTTTACCATACCGACTATTGTGGAATCTAGTGTTGCTCCTAGTAGATCCCAGCCATAGGAACAACACTTTACTTACCATCGCCGTCCGTGTATGGCATCAGGCCCAACTGATTCATGTCCTACACCTAACCCTTCTCCCACTGCAGACTCGTCTCCTTCTAGTCCATcgattgcacttcggaaaggtatacggaccacacttaatcctaatccccattatGTCAGCTTAAGTTATCACCATCTGTCATCACCTTATTATGCTTTGCATCTTTTTTGTCCTCTGTTTCCATCTCTAAGTCTACAGATGAAGCATTGTCTCATCCAAGATGGCAACAGGCTATGATTGATGAGGTATCTACTTTACATACGAGTGATACTTGGGAGCTTGctcctcttccttcaggtaaattTACAGTTGGTTGTCGTGAAGTTTATGCAATCGAAGTTGGTCTAGATGACCAGGTTGATCGACTTAAAGGTCGTCTTGTTGCCAAAgaatatactcagatatttgggctcgattataGTGATATTTTCTCTAATGTGGCTAAAATAGCATCAtaccgcctttttctatccatcgCTATTGTTCGGCATTGACCTCTCTATCAAttggacattaagaatgtttTTATTCACAGTGATCTTAGGATGAAATTTATATGGAGCAActacctggttttgttgctcagggggaatCTATTGGCCTTGTATGCCGCTTGTgccggtcactttatggtctaaagcagtcttcTCGAGCGTGGTTTTGTAATTTCAACACAGTAATCCAGAAAGTTGGCATGACTCATAGTGAAGCTGATTATTCTGCATTTTATTAGCATTCTGCTTCAAATCTCTGTATTTATCaggtggtttatgttgatgatattattatTACCGGCAATGATCATGATGGTATTACCaggttgaagcaacatctctttcaacactttcaaactaaggatctgggcagattaaaGTATTTTCTAGTATTGAGGTCGCCCATTTtagctcaggtattgtgatcTCATAATAGAAGTATGCCTTATAGACATTTTTTAGGAGACAGGAATGACAAGTCGTAAACATATTGACGCCTCCAATGGATCTGAATTTCTGAACTTCTACTAGGACAAGGGAGCCGCTTAGCAATCCTGCAAGATATAGGCAGTTGGTTGAtaaattaaattacctcacagtgactagaccaaacatttcctttCCTATGAGTGTTGTAAGTCGGTTTATGGATTCTCcttgtgatagtcattgggatgcagtcgtccacattcttcggtatataaagtcacCTCCAGACAAAGGGTTATAatttgaggatcgaggccatgagcaaATCGTTGGgtactcagatgctgattgggcaggatcaccttatGATAGACATTCTACGTCTGGATAATGTGTTTTAGTATGAGGTAATTTCGTGTCGCAGAAGAGCAGGAAACAGAATatggttgctcggtctagtgcagaagcagaatatcgagcaatggctatggtaAAATGTGAGATGTTTGGATCAAACAGTTGCttaaggagttgaaatttggtgaaatcagtcagatgaaacttgtgtgtgataatcaagttgcccttcatattgcatcaaatccggtgttccatgagagaactaaacacattgagattgattgtcacttcgtcaaagaaaagatactctcagaagatattgctacaaagtttgtgaagtcgaattgtcaacttgcagatattttcaccaagtccctcgctggtcctcgtattagttacatatgtaacaaactcggtacatatgatttgtatgcaccggcttggaGTGTGAGATAGTTATGTGTAAATAATCCTAGCACCATATGTAGTAAGAgtagaatatgtattatatatagggctcattgtatcacTGTTAAtacatcaataatatttttctcgTGTATTATTTCTCACATCACATATATTCCATACTTATTCAAGGAGGAAGAAGCAAAGATATATAGTATAAGATAATGATCTACTTCTTCTCAAATTCCTGGAGCTTTCAAACATGGAGGATTAAGTAGTTTCCTACAGTtattagaagaagctatatgtTTAGCAGTTTGTTATGGTTACTAGAAGTTATCTATCTTTATCTTAACTTGGTTATGGAGTAGTTATGGTCAACCTATTATATAAATAATAGATCTAGTAATGTGTGTAGGTGTGTGGTAATTATCCTTTATATGCAGACTGATTGTTCTGTGAGATACGAGATACTTTTGTGTCTCTATTatcaataatatcagtatatttTCTATCTCTTTTTCCATTATTAAATCTTTGCCCCTATCACGTCTCACACTTTGGTTAGAGCTATTATATTTTTAGGATGGAGTAAAATTATCTCTAAAAAGAGATGTTTGCTTAAGACCCAAAATGATCTCCTGGGTTTTCTGTCATTCCGGTATCAGACACACATCGGAGACTCTACACTAACTAAACAAAAGGCCCGAACAAAGAATGTAAGTCCCACTGGAAGGAAAATCCAGTCATAAATCTAGGGCAAAAATAACTAATAGAAAAGATTCCGGTCATAAAGCTAGTTAGAAAATCATACCTTCCAGATTTTGAAAAATGTCCTGCACCCATTTCACATTTGAGCAAGAGTAAATTATCATCCGTCTTCATATCTCTCAACTTGGCTACAAACTTCGCTGGCTCAGAGTACATAACACGTGGATCTGTCACAATTTCAGACCTCATATTAAATCAAAAGTAGAAATATCTACAGAAGTGACTGAAGATTAATCCTTTATTTCATGGTTACTCCACAAAGTTTTTGTTATGGTAGATATAAGCCAATATACCAGTCTGATCTGATCCATTTCTGATTGCATCCATATTTATAGCCAAGCTTCCTTACTCCCTATAAAAGACAATTACATACTTATGGACTATAAGAAACTTACGATGGATCACAAACATGAGATCATTTTAATTAAATGAACTTGAATGTATGAATGTTTTTAGATAAGTGAATCTTATTAGTgtatcataaaaataaaatataaatctcTAACCTGATTTCGCACTTTTCCTATTGAGTTAATTTACATGTTCCGGATCTAAAAACTGTAAAAGATAAGCAACCAATTTGCTGCTggattataaaaatgaaataataaataTTGGCTAAGTGTCAGATTAATGCTATGATGACCTAAATGTTGACAGTGTTCTAATCTTTTGCTAAGATTTGGTGAGACATTAGCTAAGTGTCAGCATAAATGCTATGACTTCTCCTATTGTGAGACATTGGAAGTTGATATTTGCCGAGACTTTTTTTCTTAATCTTTTCCTCCTATGGATGGACAATAATAAGATAGCATATTAAAGTATACTAGCATTAAGTGAGAAGAAACTCACATAGGAGTAATCTCAAGATGTAACTCAATAAGTACTGGTTTTCTAATATAACTAAAAGTGTCCCATTGTTCATCATCAGAAAGATGAGGAGTCAAAAGTTTGAGCCATAATTTGCTTTAGGATTTAACTCCAGAAGCCAGACAGTTTTGACAACCAGCTTTGAAGGCAGTCAGTTTCTGAAGCAAAAGCCAACTACTACTGTGCATCAATTGCAAGCTAGTTTGCTTCAGCTTATGATTCAACTATATCCATTATGGTCCATTTGGGAAGTTTTGTTCCAATACTCGATAACATGTCCTTTAAGACAAATTAGCGCTCTTTAAAACTGGGAATTCTCCATATCTCATTCTTTTACTTACACTGACATAAAAATCTACACCTAAAGACACCTGACATACACTGAATCTATGTAGGTGTACCAACGACAAACCAACCTTAATCCCAATTAGTTGGTATTACCTATGGATACTTTGCTTTCACGTACTCCATTCTTCCCTGAGTTCCTCATGGATTGTTACTAAGAAATTGTAAACGATGCCCCTCATATGATTTTACGACTACCTCATTGAATTTTATACTATTAATTATCAGTGTCACACACACAACAAATGACTCACACATTCAGATGTCCACATAGGACATAACAAAACCATCTCATGTGACCTATAATTTTATATCCTATACGTACTACCTTCGACCTTCTATTAGATGTGTTCATCTCTATTATTGTGTGATCTGGTATGATCACATATCCATCCTAGCAGCATTTCTATGATACTCGCTGTGCAGATATGCTGAGCCTCAAATTTTTACACAGCTCATATTGTAGATACATTCGGCCTTAGAGGTCCAACATTTCATGTAACATCACTGTCTAACTCTTCTTAATGGAGCCAACTCCATCCACAATTCAAACGCACGATAGAGGAAATGAACATCACTAAAGCATTCTAGCCCATTCCCAAACACTTTTCCTTTTTCTATCATATAGTTTCAAAACTGTGAACTGCTGCGCGGGCTTTCTTTGCACTTACCATTCAAACCAGCTGTAACGAGAATGTCCGGATAGTTCTGTGCTTTGACCTGTGAGAATGAAAAGGACAAAAGAAAAAGCCAAAGACAAGTTGAGTTGACAACATACAAAACTAAAGTGTAGTTTCCTGATTGACTTGCTCAATGCACGAACCTTAAATTATTCTTTTGGGAGGGCGTATATATTACTTACATTATCAACAGGGGAATATGACTTTATATAGGAATAGAATTCCTCCTTACGTGGATCACCCCATTCCTGTGGCAAATGAAGAGATTAAATGTCAATCACAAACTTCAAGATAATCAATCTTCCAAGTGTTTCAAATGTTAATTAGAGCCAAGGCATCATAATTCGATTCTCCCAACTCCTCAAACACACCTTAAACACATTTGGATCCAAGTTATTGTAAAAATTTACTACTACAGTTAACAGTTTCGCCACTGGGAAAACATGAAACATAAGTCCCAATGCCACCACCAAAGTGCACTCTCAGATACAATGTCGTTAACACATCCTCATAGTTTATCATCTAAATAAATTTCAGATGGAGAATCCACACCAATGAACGTCCTGCGActtaatatttttcaataaattaGACAAACAGATTTTTAAGGAGAGATCTAACCTCCCACTCTGAAGTTGTTAATGGAATAGTTGGATCAAGCATTGTAGTTACAACATCTACAAAAGGAACCCCAGCAACAGCGGCTTTAAACAAATCAGGCCGCATATTAACAACAGCACCGATCAGCAATCCACCTGCACTTCTTCCATTGATACAAAGTTTTTCCTTGGAACAGTACTTCTTGTCTATTAAATACTCCGCACACGCAATGAAATCTGTgaaggtatttttcttttttaacagTTTCCCATTTTCATACCATTGCCTCCCCATTTCACCACCTCCACGAATGTGAGCAATAGCATAAATGAAACCCCTGTCTAACAAAGACAACCGTGATGCCTTGAAAGTGGGATCAATACATATCTGTTAGGAATATGACATTTGCAGCGTCAGCAAAGAATGGTCAAGCTAAAAGTATTAAACAGCAAATTAAGGGCTATAACCTTGCAGAAaatacaagaaagaacaaatcTTCAGGAACTCGAATTCCATATTTGACAAACAGCAATATTTACATCAATTCAATCAGAAAGCCATGAATTGTTGGTAAACTTTCATTTATACCGAGGACGATATGTCTGTTTTTCTTGTACTCtctttaaagaaggaaaaaaacgAAAGTTTTTGTTCGATAGTACAACAAAGATTTCACATTAAAACCACACGTGAATACCCATAGGCTACATAATCAAGccattctttaacaatttgacaTTTTGACTCCTAAATTCATGCGTGCATTGTATTATCAATCTTTTCATATAACAACATTGCATTTTTTACCTGAAATATTTTTCTGCAAAGAGTAGCCTGCGCAAACTTTTGCTCCATTTATACAATGCTCATCAGTACAAAAAGTAATATGATACACAACTTCTCCATCTAAGATCGGCGAAATTCcataaaagcaaaaaatcaaaCACGACTAAGTGCAGTTAAACTAACACGACAAAGAAATATTGACATTCTTCATTCAAATAAACAAGGAActgaagaaaaaaggaaaaacacacAGTAGTACTCCACATTTAGTTACACAATAATATATTGAATATTCTTTAATGGATGAAAATGGAAAATTTCTTAATCCCGATCCATATCGTAACATTATTTAATGGTATTAGCAATTAATCACCTCGTAGGATCCATAACCATAAAGAAGTAATGGATCTGAGCCATCAAGCTTTACAAGATTTTTTCGATAGATTATTGATATAGGTATCTGTACGCCATCTGAAGCAGTAGCCCATTGCCTCTCAGTTACATAATTTGATGCATCAAAGCCTCCCAGTACCTAAATAAGAGAGTGAAACGAACCATTACAACTAATGACCAAATTTCAATAACCATTAGTTGATGATCAAAAAAAGTGAATAAGTTCCAAAAAACGCAAATAACCAAAAGAGTTTACATAAGACTGCTATATCTCTCATATTTCAAGTAAGATATTTCAAAGAGATGATCAAAATGTTCTGAATATCAGAAGCATGTAATATGCATGCAAATACTTCTAATCACATCAGTAAGCAACCAAAAATAAGCTAAAagaatgaaaatttcaaaaactttTATGACATAAAATCGGAGTGAGAACACAGAATATACGTGTGTATCTATTTCTACGTATTAAAAAAAGTAACAATTTCCAAGGCAAGGAGATGATTTCTGAAAAGTACTACTccctctgtcccaatttatgtatcatactttcctttttagtctgtctCAAAAAGAATGTCATACTTCCTTATTAAGAAAcattttagttttgaaattcctactttacccttaatgagataaTTTATAGCCACATGTATATTTATGATTTGCTTTAGAGCACAAGTTTCaaaactttcctttctttctcaaACTCTGTGTTGAGTCAAACACTGCCACATAAATTGAGACTAAGGGAGTATCACTGGTGTGATGCAATCTTTCAATTTGATGCACAGGGCATTTGCTTATCTGAAACCATATAAGGGTTTCTTCAATGGCATTTTACTCTTAACTCATTTTGATGAGGGCATTAGGCAGTTTTTTGGATCAAACAAGAA is a genomic window of Nicotiana tabacum cultivar K326 chromosome 16, ASM71507v2, whole genome shotgun sequence containing:
- the LOC142170731 gene encoding uncharacterized protein LOC142170731, translated to MGRQWYENGKLLKKKNTFTDFIACAEYLIDKKYCSKEKLCINGRSAGGLLIGAVVNMRPDLFKAAVAGVPFVDVVTTMLDPTIPLTTSEWEEWGDPRKEEFYSYIKSYSPVDNVKAQNYPDILVTAGLNDPRVMYSEPAKFVAKLRDMKTDDNLLLLKCEMGAGHFSKSGRFEKLQEDAFTYTFILNALNMLGSDQQ